The Methyloferula stellata AR4 genome includes a window with the following:
- the addB gene encoding double-strand break repair protein AddB, with product MRPNVFSIPPGAPFLKTFVKALLDGEIIAGFSRALGPLEIADATIYVPTRRAARALADELAHALDRPATLLPRLLPLGALDATETDLFFEETGLDSPLDPDLPLAANDILRRMLLSDLVLAWAASLPHAIVSIDAAGNRAIDPDEVPIVGKSPVDAWHLAAELAGLIDELIIEDVEWTRLDPLVLPEFDMYWRITIEFLDIAIRQWPHILDARGLVDPARRRMQLVDAQSARILSGRAGPVIAIGSTGTNRATARLLAAIARAPQGAVVLPGLDVHLDEAAWTLISAGVSEGTEPCFGHPQAALARLLPALAIKREEVTQVGDPTPALAARQNFVSEALRPADTTDLWRFYREAVSDADLAQALEGVTLIEAADEREEALCLAIALREVLAHPHETAALVTPDRELARRVKAELARWAIEVDDSAGETLSASPHGRLARLIASATQDHVDLLALLQHPLARFGLPRDKIEALWPLYEIGIARAPISFDLSDPAKTVATAREAAQGKSHPAQRRIADREWALLEDLLRRLKSALAPLHELQGSYALPAWIDAHRRAFAAATKGEDGIGSGGEDRDALDMLFDELGAHASQRMMFEAESYAYFFMRVAQETRLQGPARAHPRLKIFGLLEARLMEADVMVLGGFDETIWPPQAQSDAFLNRPMRAELGLTPPERKIGQTAHDFTQAMGSRRVILSRAAKRGGTPTVASRFIQRLAALGGPAWETSVTRGESILALARAIDRPETGAKTVKRPAPKPPLELRPTRLSVTRIEMLRRDPYAIFAESILRLAELPPIAQEIELRAVGMVMHEALAKFTELYPSGPLPPEAGTVLTALLKDLCAIYLQDPQFATFRWHRIEEEIAFLLNVEAVRRKTITHIDVEIQGTLDIPLSDGSVFTLSAIADRIEHLSDGSLAILDYKTGAPPGLKEVQVGFAPQLTLEAAMAERGAFGPASPVREALYLKLGGAKSFERLLRFEKGKVAFETVVQKHYDDLVLLLNQLRDESQPYPARPFPKYAARYNAYDHLARVKEWSAGGIDEGAA from the coding sequence ATGCGCCCCAATGTCTTTTCAATCCCGCCCGGCGCGCCTTTTCTGAAGACGTTTGTCAAAGCCTTGCTCGACGGCGAGATCATCGCGGGTTTTTCACGCGCGCTTGGCCCGCTCGAGATCGCCGACGCGACAATCTATGTGCCGACACGACGCGCGGCCCGCGCGCTGGCGGATGAACTGGCCCACGCCCTCGATCGCCCGGCGACGCTTTTGCCGCGTCTCCTGCCGCTTGGCGCGCTCGACGCGACCGAGACAGATCTTTTCTTCGAAGAAACGGGCCTCGATTCCCCGCTCGATCCCGATCTGCCGCTCGCTGCCAACGACATTTTGCGGCGCATGCTTCTATCCGATCTCGTGCTGGCCTGGGCGGCGAGCCTGCCCCATGCCATCGTCTCGATCGATGCAGCGGGCAACCGCGCCATCGATCCCGATGAGGTGCCGATCGTCGGTAAATCGCCCGTCGATGCCTGGCATCTCGCCGCGGAACTCGCAGGCCTGATCGACGAATTGATCATCGAAGATGTCGAATGGACGAGGCTCGATCCGCTGGTCTTGCCGGAATTCGACATGTATTGGCGCATCACAATCGAGTTTCTCGATATAGCGATCCGGCAATGGCCGCATATTCTCGATGCGCGAGGCTTGGTCGACCCGGCACGCCGCCGCATGCAACTCGTCGATGCGCAAAGCGCGCGCATTCTCTCCGGCCGTGCGGGCCCCGTCATCGCCATCGGCTCGACTGGCACCAATCGCGCCACCGCGCGACTTCTCGCAGCCATCGCGCGCGCGCCACAAGGCGCCGTCGTCCTGCCGGGGCTCGATGTCCATCTCGACGAAGCGGCGTGGACTCTCATCTCGGCCGGTGTCAGCGAGGGCACGGAACCTTGTTTCGGCCATCCGCAAGCGGCGCTGGCGCGGCTCCTGCCGGCACTCGCGATCAAGCGCGAGGAGGTCACTCAGGTCGGCGATCCAACGCCTGCACTCGCGGCACGGCAAAATTTTGTGTCCGAGGCCTTGCGCCCGGCCGATACGACCGATCTCTGGCGCTTCTATCGCGAAGCGGTGAGCGATGCCGATCTCGCGCAGGCGCTCGAAGGCGTCACGCTGATCGAGGCTGCGGATGAACGCGAAGAAGCGCTTTGTCTCGCCATCGCCCTTCGTGAAGTCCTCGCGCATCCGCATGAGACGGCGGCGCTTGTCACGCCGGATCGCGAGCTTGCGCGGCGCGTGAAGGCGGAACTCGCACGCTGGGCGATAGAGGTCGACGATTCCGCCGGCGAGACATTGAGCGCAAGCCCGCATGGGCGGCTCGCAAGGCTCATCGCAAGCGCGACGCAAGACCACGTCGATCTTCTTGCCTTGCTGCAACATCCCTTGGCACGGTTTGGATTGCCGCGGGACAAAATCGAAGCCCTATGGCCGCTTTACGAAATCGGCATCGCGCGAGCGCCCATCAGCTTCGATCTCTCCGATCCGGCGAAGACCGTGGCCACCGCTCGCGAGGCGGCGCAAGGAAAATCGCATCCGGCCCAGAGGCGGATCGCGGATCGCGAGTGGGCTTTGCTTGAAGATCTTTTGCGGCGCCTCAAAAGCGCCCTGGCGCCGCTGCATGAGCTTCAAGGCAGCTACGCTCTGCCAGCTTGGATCGATGCGCATCGGCGCGCTTTCGCGGCAGCGACCAAGGGCGAGGATGGGATCGGCAGCGGCGGCGAAGACCGCGACGCGCTCGACATGCTTTTCGACGAATTGGGCGCCCACGCATCCCAGCGCATGATGTTCGAGGCCGAATCCTACGCCTATTTTTTCATGCGCGTCGCGCAGGAGACGCGTCTGCAAGGGCCTGCCCGCGCGCATCCAAGGCTGAAGATTTTCGGCCTGCTTGAAGCGCGCTTGATGGAAGCCGACGTCATGGTACTTGGCGGGTTCGACGAAACAATCTGGCCGCCGCAGGCGCAAAGCGACGCCTTCCTCAACCGGCCCATGCGTGCCGAACTGGGTCTGACGCCGCCCGAACGCAAGATTGGTCAGACCGCCCATGATTTCACGCAGGCCATGGGCAGCCGGCGCGTTATTCTCTCGCGCGCCGCCAAACGCGGCGGGACGCCGACGGTCGCCTCCCGTTTCATTCAGCGCCTCGCAGCGCTTGGCGGCCCTGCATGGGAAACCTCTGTCACGCGCGGCGAAAGCATTCTCGCGCTCGCCCGCGCAATCGACCGGCCCGAAACCGGGGCTAAAACGGTCAAGCGTCCGGCGCCGAAACCGCCGCTTGAGCTCCGGCCCACGCGGCTCAGCGTAACGCGCATCGAAATGCTGCGGCGCGACCCTTATGCGATCTTCGCCGAATCCATTCTAAGGCTCGCCGAACTGCCGCCTATCGCGCAAGAGATCGAATTGCGCGCCGTCGGCATGGTCATGCACGAGGCTTTGGCGAAGTTCACCGAACTTTATCCGTCCGGCCCCTTGCCGCCGGAAGCTGGCACCGTGCTGACGGCGTTGTTGAAAGATCTTTGCGCCATCTATCTGCAAGATCCGCAATTTGCAACCTTCCGTTGGCACCGCATCGAAGAAGAGATCGCGTTTCTCTTGAACGTCGAAGCGGTGCGGCGCAAGACGATCACCCATATCGACGTGGAGATCCAAGGCACGCTCGATATTCCCCTAAGCGATGGATCGGTCTTCACGCTCTCGGCCATCGCGGACCGGATCGAACATCTCAGCGACGGCAGCCTCGCCATCCTGGATTACAAGACCGGCGCGCCGCCCGGCCTCAAGGAAGTGCAAGTCGGCTTCGCACCGCAATTGACGCTTGAGGCCGCCATGGCGGAACGCGGCGCATTCGGTCCGGCGTCACCTGTGAGGGAGGCGCTTTATCTGAAGCTCGGCGGCGCCAAGAGTTTCGAACGGCTGCTTCGCTTTGAAAAAGGCAAAGTCGCTTTTGAAACCGTCGTGCAGAAACATTACGACGATCTCGTCCTTCTGCTCAATCAGTTGCGCGATGAGTCTCAGCCCTATCCGGCCCGGCCTTTTCCGAAATATGCGGCACGCTACAATGCCTATGATCACCTGGCGCGCGTCAAGGAATGGAGTGCCGGCGGTATTGACGAGGGCGCGGCATGA
- a CDS encoding universal stress protein: MALKDILVRLDHTETGFARLDLSAELARRHGARLTGLYVRDQSMAHEASIQAGELGLASAAAISEVNQRIDQALLDEMLKTQERFERSLREKDIQGEWRCHNGPARDAMSSMARYKDLCIVGSNPLDDERFPLVRESAEQVIFLSGRPVLIVPPDTYSSKIGTRIVIGWDASRAATRSVNDALPLIVKAEQTEVVAVNPKTREGDRNEELPGTEIAEHLARHGAKVSVTCLHEKGDAGDILLRHARECGADLLVTGCYGHSRIAEFLLGGTTLSLLNQTGMPVLMSY; encoded by the coding sequence ATGGCATTGAAAGACATTTTAGTTCGCCTCGATCATACCGAAACGGGCTTTGCGCGACTCGACCTTTCGGCTGAATTGGCGCGGCGGCATGGGGCTCGGCTGACCGGGCTCTATGTTCGAGATCAAAGCATGGCTCACGAAGCATCCATTCAGGCTGGCGAATTGGGTTTGGCCTCCGCAGCCGCCATAAGTGAGGTCAATCAGCGTATCGACCAGGCTCTTTTGGATGAGATGTTAAAAACGCAAGAGCGTTTCGAGCGTTCGCTTCGTGAAAAAGATATCCAAGGCGAGTGGCGATGTCACAACGGCCCCGCTAGAGACGCGATGTCGTCTATGGCGCGTTACAAGGATCTTTGCATCGTCGGAAGCAATCCACTTGACGATGAAAGATTTCCTCTGGTTCGAGAATCTGCGGAACAAGTCATCTTTCTCTCGGGGAGACCGGTGCTGATTGTGCCGCCTGATACGTATAGTTCGAAGATAGGAACGCGGATCGTGATTGGCTGGGATGCGAGCCGCGCGGCGACACGCTCGGTTAATGATGCTCTTCCTCTTATCGTGAAGGCCGAACAGACCGAGGTTGTCGCCGTTAATCCGAAGACGCGTGAGGGGGATCGTAATGAAGAGCTTCCTGGGACCGAAATCGCCGAGCACCTTGCGCGGCATGGCGCAAAAGTATCGGTCACCTGTCTTCACGAAAAGGGAGATGCCGGCGATATCTTGCTACGACATGCTCGCGAATGCGGTGCCGATTTACTCGTCACAGGCTGCTACGGGCATTCGCGGATCGCGGAGTTTCTGCTGGGTGGGACGACACTTTCTTTGTTAAATCAAACCGGCATGCCGGTGCTGATGTCCTATTGA
- a CDS encoding acyltransferase family protein has product MRVVFANQLRGIAALCVVVTHYLGVFWNNSDIIGQITSTPAQNPPTPTFISALKNVFSLISFNPGAFGVGLFFLISGLVLPFSLAHHTSLTFLAARALRIYPTYFAGFALQLSVIAANAHFWGLPFVHSNKEILANAFLIEDLLYLPVFDTVNWTLLTELKFYVIMALIAPFIRLGSLAALYSVALALTAATMLALSPIIQANAAFLVFMLIGVLFHYRLRNLITAKALIAGIAAFSLMFVICWKYGVYANLFPAITINYFYALIVFSALFVMRDSIRNVAILDRLADISYPLYLIHALIGYSLLKLLMLACGLGFPLALALTLAIVLGLSAGLHKAIEKPTIAAGRYLSSRKKAQETNDPVPRSAE; this is encoded by the coding sequence ATGCGCGTCGTATTCGCTAACCAACTGCGCGGTATCGCCGCGCTTTGTGTCGTCGTTACGCATTATCTGGGCGTCTTCTGGAACAATTCCGACATCATAGGCCAGATCACAAGCACGCCCGCTCAGAATCCGCCGACTCCCACTTTCATTTCCGCACTGAAAAATGTTTTTAGCCTCATCTCGTTCAACCCCGGGGCTTTCGGCGTCGGCCTATTTTTCTTGATCAGCGGATTGGTTCTCCCCTTCTCGCTGGCGCACCATACGTCTTTGACCTTTCTCGCCGCGCGCGCTTTGAGAATTTATCCTACCTATTTCGCGGGCTTCGCCCTCCAGCTTTCCGTTATCGCTGCGAATGCGCATTTTTGGGGACTGCCTTTTGTCCATTCGAATAAAGAGATTCTGGCTAATGCGTTTTTGATCGAAGACCTGCTCTATCTGCCCGTTTTCGACACGGTCAATTGGACCTTGCTGACAGAGCTGAAGTTCTATGTGATCATGGCGCTTATCGCGCCTTTTATCCGGCTCGGATCATTGGCCGCTCTATATTCGGTGGCGCTCGCGCTGACCGCGGCGACTATGCTGGCGCTCTCCCCGATCATCCAGGCGAACGCCGCGTTTTTGGTTTTCATGCTGATCGGCGTGCTGTTTCATTACCGCTTGCGCAACTTGATCACGGCAAAGGCCTTGATCGCAGGAATAGCCGCGTTTTCGCTGATGTTCGTCATCTGCTGGAAATATGGCGTTTATGCCAATTTGTTTCCCGCGATCACCATCAACTATTTTTATGCTCTTATCGTGTTTTCCGCTCTCTTCGTGATGCGCGACTCGATTCGAAATGTCGCCATTCTCGACCGTCTGGCGGATATAAGCTATCCGCTCTATCTCATTCACGCCTTGATCGGCTATTCGCTTCTGAAGCTGTTGATGCTGGCCTGCGGCTTGGGTTTTCCGCTTGCTCTGGCGCTGACTTTGGCGATTGTCTTGGGACTGTCTGCGGGTCTCCATAAAGCTATTGAAAAGCCGACGATCGCTGCCGGACGCTATCTGTCCTCGCGCAAAAAAGCGCAGGAAACGAATGATCCCGTGCCGAGAAGCGCCGAATAG
- a CDS encoding HdeD family acid-resistance protein, giving the protein MPPLKLSAATFPALTQSMHDHWGVFLAEGIILSLLGLGAIAIPPIAGLAATVFLGWLFLIAGVAGLVSTFRTRHAPGFGWSLLSACAAVVAGGILLWNPLQGMATLTFVLTAFFIVDGIMTIALAFEHRRELSGKWEWMMLNGVVDLILAGIIISGFPGTLVWALGLLVGIDMLFGGAALVAMALQARNAPLR; this is encoded by the coding sequence ATGCCTCCGCTCAAGCTATCTGCTGCCACATTCCCCGCTTTGACCCAATCAATGCATGACCACTGGGGGGTATTTCTCGCAGAGGGGATTATTTTAAGTCTGCTCGGACTCGGAGCGATTGCTATTCCCCCCATCGCCGGTCTTGCCGCGACGGTCTTCCTCGGCTGGCTGTTTCTTATCGCGGGCGTGGCAGGTCTCGTTTCGACATTCCGAACACGCCATGCGCCAGGCTTTGGATGGTCGCTGCTATCGGCATGCGCCGCGGTCGTCGCCGGTGGCATATTGCTGTGGAACCCATTGCAAGGCATGGCAACCCTTACCTTTGTTCTGACAGCCTTTTTCATCGTCGACGGCATTATGACGATCGCTCTTGCTTTTGAGCATCGCCGCGAGCTGTCGGGCAAATGGGAGTGGATGATGCTAAATGGCGTCGTCGATTTGATCCTTGCCGGCATCATTATTTCCGGTTTCCCGGGTACACTGGTCTGGGCGCTAGGTCTCCTCGTCGGTATCGACATGCTGTTTGGTGGTGCTGCGCTCGTCGCAATGGCATTACAGGCACGCAATGCACCTTTAAGGTGA
- a CDS encoding phasin family protein, giving the protein MTNKFDEVQKLGKEQLETASSVAASLAKGLQTIAAETTDFSKESLEANAAYLEKLLTAKSLEDLIQIQSEYAKSNYERFVAQAAKIGELYSRLAKDVSKPAEAVLSKLQTIDGFKAPD; this is encoded by the coding sequence ATGACCAACAAATTCGATGAAGTCCAGAAATTAGGGAAGGAACAGCTTGAGACGGCGAGTTCTGTTGCCGCTTCGCTTGCGAAGGGGCTCCAGACGATTGCCGCCGAAACAACTGATTTCTCCAAGGAGTCTCTGGAGGCGAACGCGGCGTATCTGGAGAAACTGCTGACGGCAAAATCGCTTGAGGACCTGATTCAAATTCAGTCCGAATACGCGAAGTCTAACTATGAGCGATTTGTGGCTCAGGCGGCGAAGATCGGCGAACTCTATTCCAGACTTGCCAAAGACGTTTCGAAGCCTGCGGAAGCCGTTTTGTCCAAGCTGCAAACGATCGATGGATTCAAGGCTCCAGATTAA